One part of the Nostoc sp. PCC 7120 = FACHB-418 genome encodes these proteins:
- a CDS encoding ArsR/SmtB family transcription factor, with translation MRFLYHPDRKDISLPGVLYALGDPARLEIVRLLASKGEQCCAEFDFAIAKSTMSNHFKILRESGVVLTRKEGTQHINRLRREDLETLFPGLLDAVLRSAQPLLTCQQSAIVK, from the coding sequence ATGAGATTTCTGTATCATCCAGACCGAAAAGATATTTCTTTACCAGGAGTGCTGTATGCCTTAGGTGATCCAGCGCGATTGGAGATTGTGCGATTGTTAGCAAGCAAGGGGGAACAATGTTGTGCTGAGTTTGATTTTGCGATCGCCAAATCCACTATGTCTAACCACTTCAAAATTTTACGAGAATCAGGAGTAGTTCTGACCCGTAAAGAAGGGACACAACACATCAATAGATTGCGGCGTGAAGACTTAGAGACTTTGTTTCCTGGTTTACTGGATGCAGTATTGCGATCGGCTCAACCGTTGTTGACTTGTCAACAGTCAGCAATTGTTAAATAA